A single genomic interval of Cucumis sativus cultivar 9930 chromosome 7, Cucumber_9930_V3, whole genome shotgun sequence harbors:
- the LOC101214375 gene encoding uncharacterized protein LOC101214375: MSGEAKSGGASGGAGGFRSRMEHYLYSGDKKHVAAGIVIFGIIFGIPWALMNRGSKHRSHQDYMERADKARSQRLSSGSSSAK; this comes from the exons ATGAGCGGCGAGGCCAAAAGCGGGGGGGCCAGCGGCGGAGCAGGTGGTTTCAGATCGAGAATGGAGCACTATTTATACAGCGGCGATAAAAAGCACGTCGCTGCTGGCATCGTCATCTTTGGTATCATCTTCGGCATTCCTTGGGCCCTCATGAATCGAG GATCAAAACATCGGTCTCACCAAGATTACATGGAAAGAGCTGATAAAGCACGAAGTCAGAGACTCTCTTCAGGTTCATCATCagctaaatga
- the LOC101214857 gene encoding shikimate O-hydroxycinnamoyltransferase (The RefSeq protein has 2 substitutions compared to this genomic sequence): MIITVKDSTMVTPAEETPHKSLWNSNVDLVVPSMHTPSVYFYRPTGDSNFFDAEVLKEGLSKALVPFYPMAGRLRRDEDGRIEIYCNAEGVLLVEAETTAVIDDFGDFAPTLQLRQLIPAVDYSGGIESYPLLVLQVTYFKCGGVSLGVGMQHHVADGYSGLHFVNTWSDMSRGLDLMLQPYIDRTLLRARDPPQPAFRHVEYQPAPPMKNPVQADPEGTTVSIFKFTREQLNLLKAKSKENGNTINYSSYEMLSGHVWRSTCKARELPEDQDTKLYIATDGRARLRPPLPNGYFGNVIFTTTPLAVAGELMSNPTWFAASKIHDALTRMDNDYLRSALDYLEIQPNISALVRGAHTFRCPNLGITSWVRLPIHDADFGWGRPIFMGPGGIAYEGLSFIIPSASDDGSLSVAISLQNRHMKVFEKLFFDI; this comes from the exons ATGATTATCACCATCAAGGATTCGACTATGGTGACTCCCGCGGAGGAGACGCCGCATAGGAGTCTCTGGAATTCCAACGTCGACCTCGTGGTTCCGAGCATGCATACACCGAGCGTCTACTTCTACCGACCTACCGGCGACTCTAATTTCTTTGACGCCGAAGTTCTCAAGGAAGGTCTAAGCAAGGCGCTGGTTCCGTTTTATCCAATGGCTGGACGGTTGAGACGCGATGAAGACGGTCGAATCGAGATCTATTGTAATGCCGAAGGTGTGCTTCTTGTTGAGGCTGAGACCACGGCGGTTATTGACGATTTTGGTGATTTTGCGCCGACGTTGCAGCTTCGGCAGCTTATTCCGGCCGTCGATTACTCCGGTGGAATTGAGTCGTATCCTTTGCTGGTGTTGCAG GTGACATACTTCAAGTGTGGGGGCGTTTCCCTCGGCGTTGGAATGCAACACCATGTAGCTGATGGATACTCCGGTCTCCACTTCGTCAATACGTGGTCCGACATGTCGCGTGGCCTCGACCTCATGCTACAACCTTACATCGACCGGACCCTCCTCCGCGCACGCGACCCACCTCAACCAGCCTTTCGACATGTCGAATACCAACCGGCACCACCCATGAAAAACCCGGTCCAAGCCGACCCGGAAGGAACCACCGtctccattttcaaattcaccCGGGAACAGCTTAATTTACTCAAAGCCAAGTCCAAAGAAAACGGCAACACCATCAACTACAGCTCCTACGAGATGCTCTCCGGCCACGTATGGCGCAGTACGTGCAAGGCGCGTGAACTCCCGGAAGATCAAGACACTAAGCTTTATATCGCCACTGACGGCCGTGCCCGGTTGCGCCCGCCGCTACCCAACGGCTACTTCGGCAATGTCATCTTCACAACGACGCCGCTCGCCGTCGCCGGGGAACTAATGTCGAATCCGACGTGGTTCGCCGCCAGCAAAATCCACGACGCCTTGACTCGGATGGACAACGATTATTTGAGATCGGCTTTGGATTATCTCGAGATTCAGCCGAATATATCGGCGTTGGTCCGTGGTGCTCATACGTTCCGATGCCCTAACTTGGGAATCACAAGCTGGGTCCGGCTGCCTATTCACGACGCCGATTTTGGGTGGGGCCGGCCTATTTTTATGGGCCCCGGCGGAATCGCATACGAGGGATTGTCGTTTATAATCCCGAGTGCTTCCGACGATGGCAGTTTGTCGGTGGCGATTTCACTACAGAATCGACATATGAAGGTGTTTGAGAAGCTGttctttgatatttga
- the LOC101214132 gene encoding probable protein phosphatase 2C 60: MGIYLSSPKTEKASDDGENDRLRYGLSSMQGWRATMEDAHAACLDLDTSTSFFGVYDGHGGKAVSKFCAKYLHRQVLKHESYMAGDLGTSLQKAFLRMDEMMRGQRGWRELAILGDKMDKISGMIEGFIWSPKGNEANNQVDDWPPEEGPHSDFHGPNAGSTACVAIIRNNQLVVANAGDSRCVISRKGQAYNLSKDHKPDLEVEKDRILKAGGFIRVGRVNGSLNLARAIGDMEFKQNKSMPAEKQIVTANPDITTVELCEDDEFLVLACDGIWDCMSSQQLVDYIGDQLKSESRLSVICERVFDRCLAPTAGGEGCDNMTMILVQFKKPFSNPENLNAASTSAEEPPSSFNQTTSDPSESASKTE; the protein is encoded by the exons ATGGGGATATATCTCAGCTCCCCCAAAACAGAAAAGGCCTCAGATGATGGTGAGAATGACAGACTTCGATACGGTCTATCCTCTATGCAAGGGTGGCGTGCAACCATGGAAGATGCT CATGCAGCCTGTCTAGATTTGGATACATCAACATCTTTCTTCGGTGTTTACGACGGTCATGGAG GTAAAGCAGTTTCAAAGTTCTGTGCCAAGTATCTTCACCGACAGGTGCTCAAGCATGAATCATACATGGCTGGAGATCTGGGAACTTCTCTGCAGAAGGCCTTTCTCAG AATGGATGAGATGATGCGTGGACAAAGAGGATGGAGAGAATTAGCTATTTTAGGAGACAAAATGGACAAAATTTCTGGTATGATAGAAGGATTTATATGGTCGCCCAAGGGCAATGAAGCTAACAACCAAGTGGATGATTGGCCTCCGGAGGAG GGACCTCACTCTGACTTTCATGGACCAAATGCTGGAAGTACAGCTTGTGTTGCGATCATACGAAATAACCAACTTGTGGTGGCCAATGCTGGCGATTCTCGCTGTGTCATTTCCAGAAAGGGTCAG GCATATAATCTATCTAAAGATCACAAGCCTGATCTTGAGGTTGAGAAGGACAGAATTCTGAAAGCTGGTGGTTTCATCCGAGTTGGTCGAGTCAATGGCAGTCTCAACTTGGCACGGGCTATAG GAGACATGGAATTTAAGCAGAATAAAAGTATGCCCGCAGAAAAACAGATTGTAACTGCCAATCCAGATATAACAACT GTTGAGCTTTGTGAGGATGACGAATTTCTTGTTCTTGCCTGTGATGGGATCTg GGATTGCATGTCCAGCCAACAACTGGTTGACTACATTGGAGATCAACTAAAATCG GAAAGTAGACTCTCAGTTATTTGTGAGAGAGTATTTGACAGGTGCTTGGCACCCACAGCTGGTGGTGAAGGATGTGACAACATGACTATGATCTTGGTTCAGTTCAAGAAACCCTTCAGCAACCCGGAAAACCTGAATGCTGCTTCCACTTCTGCTGAGGAGCCACCTTCATCGTTCAATCAAACGACGTCTGATCCGAGTGAAAGCGCTTCTAAGACTGAATAG
- the LOC101216056 gene encoding pre-mRNA-splicing factor ISY1 homolog, with translation MARNEEKAQSMLNRFIALKAEEKKKPKERRPYLASECRDLAEADKWRQQIMREIGRKVAEIQNEGLGEHRLRDLNDEINKLIREKSHWERRIIELGGPNYTKHSAKMTDLDGNIVDVPNPSGRGPGYRYFGAAKKLPGVRELFEKPPELRKRRTRYDIYKRIDASYYGYRDDEDGVLERVEGPSEERMRAEAVEEWQRMEEIRKEAKRAVKSGEVASVVNVAAKEVLFEEEEEVVEEERKREREMKENLDKEREFVVHVPLPDEKEIEKMVLEKKKMELLSKYASDMLLEEQSEAKSMLNIQR, from the coding sequence ATGGCTCGAAATGAGGAGAAAGCACAGTCTATGCTGAATCGTTTTATAGCCTTAAAAGctgaggagaagaagaaacccAAGGAACGTCGACCCTACCTTGCCTCTGAATGTCGTGACCTTGCAGAAGCTGACAAATGGCGTCAACAGATCATGCGTGAGATTGGTCGCAAGGTTGCAGAGATCCAAAACGAAGGCCTTGGTGAGCACCGTTTGCGTGATCTCAATGATGAGATTAACAAGCTCATTAGAGAGAAGTCACATTGGGAGCGTCGTATAATTGAGCTTGGTGGCCCCAATTATACCAAACACTCGGCCAAAATGACTGATTTAGATGGGAATATTGTTGATGTACCAAACCCCAGTGGTCGTGGTCCTGGATATCGGTATTTTGGTGCTGCAAAGAAGTTACCAGGTGTTAGGGAATTATTTGAGAAGCCACCTGAACTGCGGAAGCGCAGGACTCGTTATGACATATACAAGAGGATCGACGCAAGCTACTATGGCTACAGGGACGATGAGGATGGGGTTTTGGAAAGAGTGGAAGGTCCAAGTGAAGAGCGAATGAGAGCTGAGGCAGTTGAAGAGTGGCAAAGAATGGAAGAGATTAGGAAAGAAGCAAAGAGGGCAGTAAAGAGCGGGGAGGTAGCCAGCGTGGTGAATGTTGCAGCAAAGGAGGTACtgtttgaagaagaggaagaggttgttgaagaagagaggaaaagagagagggaaatGAAGGAGAATTTGGACAAGGAGAGGGAATTTGTGGTGCATGTGCCATTACCTGATGAAAAGGAGATTGAGAAGATGGtattggagaagaagaagatggaactGTTGAGTAAGTATGCGAGTGATATGCTTTTAGAGGAACAGAGTGAAGCCAAATCCATGCTCAATATACAAAGATAA